A genome region from Pseudomonas pergaminensis includes the following:
- a CDS encoding carboxyl transferase domain-containing protein, with the protein MATLHTQLNPRSAEFAANSAAMRQQVDALHTLLAHVQQGGGAKAQERHTSRGKLLPRERINRLLDPGSPFLELSQLAAHQVYGEDVPAAGVIAGIGCVEGVECMIVANDATVKGGSYYPLTVKKHLRAQTIAEQNRLPCIYLVDSGGANLPRQDEVFPDREHFGRIFFNQANMSAQGIPQIAVVMGSCTAGGAYVPAMADEAIMVRNQATIFLAGPPLVKAATGEVVSAEDLGGADVHCKISGVADHYADSDEHALALARRSVANLNWRKQGELLQRPPVAPLYSSEELYGVIPADAKQPFDVREVIARLVDGSVFDEFKALFGTTLVCGFAHLHGYPIAILANNGILFAEAAQKGAHFIELACQRGIPLLFLQNITGFMVGQKYEAGGIAKHGAKLVTAVACAKVPKFTVIIGGSFGAGNYGMCGRAYDPRFLWMWPNARIGVMGAEQAAGVLVQVKREQAERAGVGFSAEEEAAIKQPILDQYETQGHPYYSSARLWDDGVIDPLQTRDVLALALSAALNAPIEPSRFGVFRM; encoded by the coding sequence ATGGCCACCTTGCACACCCAGCTCAACCCGCGCTCGGCGGAGTTTGCCGCCAACAGCGCGGCGATGCGCCAACAGGTCGACGCCCTGCACACCCTGCTCGCCCACGTGCAGCAGGGCGGCGGCGCCAAGGCCCAGGAGCGGCACACGTCGCGCGGCAAACTGTTGCCCCGCGAGCGCATCAATCGTTTGCTCGACCCGGGCTCGCCGTTTCTTGAACTCAGCCAACTGGCCGCCCATCAGGTGTACGGCGAAGACGTGCCGGCTGCCGGGGTGATCGCCGGGATCGGCTGCGTGGAAGGTGTCGAATGCATGATCGTCGCCAACGACGCCACGGTGAAAGGCGGCTCCTACTACCCGCTTACGGTCAAAAAACACCTGCGCGCCCAGACCATCGCCGAGCAGAACCGCCTGCCGTGCATCTACCTGGTGGACTCCGGCGGCGCCAACCTGCCGCGCCAGGATGAAGTGTTTCCCGACCGCGAGCACTTCGGGCGGATCTTCTTCAACCAGGCCAACATGAGTGCCCAGGGCATCCCGCAGATCGCCGTGGTGATGGGTTCGTGCACGGCCGGTGGTGCCTACGTGCCGGCGATGGCCGACGAAGCGATCATGGTGCGTAACCAGGCCACTATCTTCCTTGCCGGCCCGCCGCTGGTAAAAGCCGCGACCGGTGAAGTGGTGAGTGCCGAAGACCTCGGCGGTGCCGATGTGCACTGCAAGATCTCCGGCGTGGCCGACCACTATGCCGACAGCGATGAACATGCGCTGGCGCTCGCCCGGCGCAGCGTGGCCAACCTCAACTGGCGCAAACAGGGCGAGTTGCTGCAACGCCCGCCCGTGGCGCCGTTGTACAGCAGCGAAGAGCTGTATGGCGTGATCCCGGCCGACGCCAAGCAGCCCTTTGATGTGCGCGAAGTGATCGCGCGCCTGGTGGATGGCTCGGTATTCGATGAGTTCAAGGCACTGTTTGGTACCACCCTGGTGTGCGGTTTTGCGCACCTGCACGGCTACCCGATTGCGATCCTGGCCAACAACGGGATTCTGTTTGCCGAGGCCGCGCAAAAAGGCGCGCACTTTATCGAACTGGCCTGCCAGCGCGGCATTCCGCTGTTGTTCCTGCAGAACATCACCGGCTTCATGGTCGGCCAGAAGTACGAAGCCGGCGGCATTGCCAAGCATGGCGCCAAGCTGGTCACCGCCGTGGCCTGCGCCAAGGTGCCGAAGTTCACGGTGATCATCGGCGGCAGCTTTGGGGCCGGCAACTACGGCATGTGTGGCCGCGCCTATGACCCGCGCTTCCTGTGGATGTGGCCGAACGCACGCATTGGTGTGATGGGCGCCGAACAGGCGGCCGGTGTGCTGGTGCAGGTCAAGCGCGAGCAGGCTGAGCGCGCCGGCGTGGGCTTTAGCGCTGAAGAAGAGGCGGCGATCAAGCAGCCGATCCTCGACCAGTACGAAACCCAGGGCCACCCCTACTATTCCAGCGCGCGCCTGTGGGACGACGGTGTGATCGACCCGTTGCAGACCCGCGACGTGCTGGCCCTGGCCTTGTCCGCCGCGCTGAACGCCCCCATCGAGCCGAGCCGCTTCGGCGTGTTCCGCATGTAA
- a CDS encoding gamma-carboxygeranoyl-CoA hydratase: protein MSDFNTLELITDPRGFATLWLSREAKNNAFNAQMIRELIIALDQVQGDPSLRFLVLRGRGKHFSAGADLAWMQQSAELDYHTNLDDARELAELMYNLAKLKIPTLAVVQGAAYGGALGLISCCDMAIGADDAQFCLSEVRIGLAPAVISPFVVQAIGERAARRYALTAERFGGQRARDIGLLADSYPLGELDAQVEQWIANLLQNSPAAMRASKDLLREVGNGALTPALRRYCENAIARIRVSAEGQEGLRAFLQKRPPSWQPQEPRS, encoded by the coding sequence ATGAGCGATTTCAATACCCTGGAACTCATCACCGACCCCCGTGGCTTTGCCACGCTGTGGCTCAGTCGTGAAGCCAAGAACAACGCGTTCAATGCCCAGATGATCCGCGAACTGATCATCGCCCTCGACCAGGTGCAAGGCGATCCGTCCCTGCGCTTTTTGGTCCTGCGTGGGCGCGGCAAGCACTTCAGCGCCGGCGCCGACCTGGCCTGGATGCAGCAGTCGGCCGAGCTGGATTACCACACCAACCTGGACGACGCCCGCGAACTGGCAGAGCTGATGTACAACCTGGCCAAGCTGAAGATCCCTACCCTTGCGGTAGTGCAAGGCGCGGCCTACGGTGGCGCGCTGGGCTTGATCAGTTGCTGCGACATGGCGATTGGCGCGGATGACGCGCAGTTCTGCCTGTCGGAGGTCCGCATCGGCCTGGCGCCGGCGGTGATCAGCCCGTTCGTGGTGCAGGCCATCGGCGAACGCGCGGCGCGGCGCTATGCCCTGACCGCCGAGCGCTTTGGCGGCCAACGCGCGCGGGACATCGGTTTGCTGGCGGACAGTTATCCGCTTGGCGAGTTGGACGCTCAGGTCGAACAGTGGATCGCCAACCTGCTGCAGAACAGCCCGGCGGCCATGCGCGCCAGCAAGGACTTGCTGCGTGAAGTGGGCAACGGCGCCCTCACCCCGGCCCTGCGCCGCTACTGCGAAAACGCCATTGCGCGCATTCGGGTCAGCGCCGAGGGCCAGGAAGGCTTGCGCGCCTTCCTGCAAAAACGTCCACCGAGCTGGCAGCCCCAGGAGCCACGTTCATGA
- a CDS encoding acetyl/propionyl/methylcrotonyl-CoA carboxylase subunit alpha → MSTLTTLLVANRGEIACRVMRTAKAMGLTTVAVHSATDRDARHSREADIRVDLGGSKATDSYLQIDKLIAAAQASGAQAIHPGYGFLSENAGFARAIEAAGLIFLGPPASAIDAMGSKSAAKALMETAGVPLVPGYHGEAQDLETFRAACERIGYPVLLKATAGGGGKGMKVVEDVSQLAEALASAQREALSSFGNGQMLVEKYLLKPRHVEIQVFADRHGHCLYLNERDCSIQRRHQKVVEEAPAPGLSVEQRKAMGEAAVRAAQAIGYVGAGTVEFLLDARGEFFFMEMNTRLQVEHPVTEAITGLDLVAWQIRVAQGEALPITQAQVPLIGHAIEVRLYAEDPANDFLPATGHLTLYRESASGPGRRVDSGVEQGDSVSPFYDPMLGKLIAWGEDREQARLRLLGMLDEFAIGGLKTNLGFLRRIIGHPAFAAAELDTGFIPRYQDELLPAPGELSDEFWQAAGSIFIQSLPSGEGPWADKRGFRAGLPAEVSLHLSCNGQDRLVTLPAEPPELRGEQLLIEHQGVRRSHLAVRHDRTVYLRWDGEMQGVTLFDPIAAVEAGQSHQGGLTAPMNGSIVRVLVELGQHVEAGTQLVVLEAMKMEHSIRAPQAGVVKALFCQEGEMVAEGCALVELETAG, encoded by the coding sequence ATGAGCACATTGACGACCCTGCTGGTGGCCAACCGTGGCGAGATTGCCTGCCGGGTGATGCGCACCGCCAAGGCCATGGGCCTGACCACCGTGGCGGTGCACAGCGCCACCGACCGCGATGCGCGTCACAGTCGCGAGGCTGATATTCGTGTCGACCTGGGCGGCAGCAAAGCCACTGACAGCTACCTGCAAATCGACAAACTGATCGCCGCCGCCCAGGCCAGTGGCGCCCAGGCGATTCACCCAGGCTATGGTTTTTTGTCCGAGAACGCCGGCTTTGCCCGCGCGATTGAAGCAGCCGGGCTGATCTTCCTCGGCCCGCCCGCCTCGGCGATTGATGCCATGGGCAGCAAATCGGCCGCCAAGGCACTGATGGAAACCGCGGGCGTCCCCCTGGTGCCCGGTTATCACGGCGAAGCCCAAGACCTGGAAACCTTCCGCGCCGCCTGTGAGCGCATCGGCTACCCCGTGCTACTCAAGGCCACGGCCGGTGGCGGCGGCAAAGGCATGAAAGTGGTCGAGGACGTCAGCCAATTGGCCGAAGCCCTCGCGTCGGCCCAGCGTGAAGCACTGTCGTCCTTCGGCAATGGGCAGATGCTGGTGGAAAAGTACCTGCTCAAGCCGCGTCACGTGGAGATCCAGGTGTTTGCCGACAGGCACGGGCACTGCCTGTACCTCAATGAACGGGACTGCTCGATCCAGCGTCGCCACCAAAAAGTCGTCGAGGAAGCACCGGCGCCGGGCTTGAGTGTCGAACAACGCAAGGCCATGGGCGAAGCTGCTGTGCGGGCTGCTCAGGCGATCGGTTATGTCGGTGCCGGTACGGTGGAGTTTTTGCTCGACGCACGCGGCGAATTCTTCTTCATGGAGATGAACACGCGGCTGCAGGTGGAGCACCCGGTAACCGAGGCGATCACCGGCCTGGACCTGGTGGCCTGGCAGATTCGTGTCGCCCAGGGCGAGGCGTTGCCGATCACCCAGGCGCAGGTGCCGCTGATTGGCCATGCGATAGAAGTGCGGCTGTATGCCGAGGACCCGGCCAATGATTTCCTGCCCGCCACCGGGCACCTGACGCTCTACCGCGAATCCGCATCGGGGCCGGGGCGTCGCGTGGACAGCGGGGTCGAGCAAGGCGACAGCGTGTCGCCCTTCTACGACCCCATGCTCGGCAAGTTGATTGCCTGGGGCGAGGACCGTGAACAGGCGCGACTGCGCTTGCTGGGCATGCTGGATGAGTTTGCCATTGGCGGGCTCAAGACCAACCTGGGCTTTTTGCGGCGCATTATCGGGCACCCGGCGTTTGCGGCGGCCGAGCTGGATACCGGGTTTATCCCGCGCTATCAGGATGAGTTGCTGCCGGCGCCTGGGGAACTGAGTGATGAATTCTGGCAGGCGGCGGGCTCGATCTTTATTCAGAGCCTGCCGTCGGGCGAGGGACCGTGGGCGGATAAGCGCGGGTTTCGTGCCGGGCTGCCTGCCGAGGTTTCACTGCATTTGAGCTGCAATGGCCAGGATCGGCTGGTCACACTGCCCGCAGAGCCGCCAGAGTTGCGCGGCGAACAGTTGCTGATCGAACATCAGGGCGTGCGTCGCAGCCATCTGGCGGTACGGCACGACCGTACGGTGTACCTGCGTTGGGACGGCGAAATGCAGGGCGTGACGCTGTTCGACCCGATCGCCGCGGTCGAGGCCGGCCAGTCTCACCAAGGCGGCCTGACAGCACCCATGAACGGCAGCATCGTGCGCGTACTGGTGGAGCTGGGCCAGCACGTCGAGGCCGGTACGCAACTGGTGGTGCTGGAAGCCATGAAAATGGAACACAGCATCCGCGCGCCCCAGGCCGGGGTGGTCAAGGCCCTGTTCTGCCAGGAGGGCGAAATGGTTGCAGAAGGTTGCGCGCTGGTGGAGCTTGAAACAGCAGGTTAA
- a CDS encoding LexA family protein: protein MDNWIALVKANMEDRKVTQGELAERLGMSQGGVGHWLNKRRAPSLVDMNRVLAALGLGYLEVALDIRERVAEAPPEKNYNPYFRYPVSDWRGLCEVREERATYGAARFELSDYHAQGEAFWLPVTGDAMTAPKGLSVSAGMMILVDPAIAAEPGKLVVAQWAGSPQATFRQLLEESGQLYLVPLNPTYPKQLLTDDCRLIGVVVQATAKF from the coding sequence ATGGATAACTGGATCGCGTTGGTCAAGGCCAACATGGAAGACCGCAAGGTCACGCAAGGTGAACTGGCAGAGCGCCTGGGCATGTCCCAGGGCGGCGTGGGCCATTGGCTCAACAAGCGCCGTGCGCCGAGCCTGGTGGACATGAATCGGGTATTGGCGGCATTGGGGCTGGGGTACCTGGAAGTCGCCCTGGATATTCGCGAGCGAGTCGCTGAGGCGCCCCCAGAGAAAAACTACAACCCGTATTTCCGCTACCCCGTCAGCGATTGGAGAGGGCTGTGCGAGGTCCGCGAAGAGCGTGCGACTTATGGCGCGGCCCGTTTCGAATTGAGCGATTATCATGCCCAGGGTGAGGCCTTCTGGCTGCCGGTCACAGGTGATGCCATGACCGCGCCCAAAGGCCTGAGCGTCAGTGCGGGGATGATGATCCTGGTCGACCCGGCCATTGCCGCCGAGCCCGGCAAACTGGTGGTCGCCCAATGGGCCGGGAGCCCCCAGGCAACCTTCCGCCAGTTGTTGGAGGAGAGCGGCCAGCTTTACCTGGTACCGCTCAACCCCACCTATCCCAAACAGTTGTTGACCGACGATTGCCGTCTTATCGGCGTCGTCGTGCAGGCCACGGCGAAGTTTTAA
- a CDS encoding DUF6124 family protein, with translation MTTSPYLLPELPEDTELHDLRSSGAAQRALDFYLKEDMSASMPDDALFAIKPGISQEEALVHASDLLRSAAATAYESASSHQGYQRDLAFSVVYLIDMAKAMVERSLRAPEAQANG, from the coding sequence ATGACGACAAGCCCGTACCTCCTGCCCGAACTCCCCGAAGACACAGAGCTGCACGACCTGCGCAGCAGCGGCGCCGCCCAGCGCGCATTGGACTTTTACTTGAAAGAAGATATGTCGGCATCCATGCCTGACGACGCACTGTTTGCCATCAAGCCAGGCATCAGCCAGGAAGAAGCCCTGGTGCACGCCTCGGACCTGTTGCGCAGTGCCGCCGCCACAGCCTATGAATCTGCGAGCAGCCATCAGGGCTATCAGCGCGACCTGGCGTTTTCAGTGGTGTATTTGATTGATATGGCGAAGGCGATGGTGGAGCGGTCGTTGCGAGCGCCCGAGGCTCAAGCGAACGGATAA